A window of Auraticoccus monumenti contains these coding sequences:
- a CDS encoding L-serine ammonia-lyase — protein sequence MSVSVFDLFSIGIGPSSSHTVGPMRAAQRFVTGLADDALLPRVGRVRAELFGSLGATGHGHGSAPAVLAGLEGERPETVDTDSIPLRAAAARTDGVIELNRTDADPGRRRTVTFDADEDLVLHRRRSLPFHPNGMTFTASDQAGGTLRVATYYSIGGGFVLDDDGTGQPALQPDPTPVPHPFRTGAELLDACETSGLSIAEVVWANECARRPGAEVRAGLLSVWEAMVDCVEAGCRHTGTLPGGLRVPRRAADLNARLLREGGLFRDQVDPLAAMDWVTLWALAVNEENAAGGRVVTAPTNGAAGIIPAVLHYAVRFVPLRTRDGSTTAHLGTEDAICEFLLVAGALGAIYQQSASISGAEVGCQGEVGTACSMAAAGLASILGGTPRQIENAAEIGLEHHLGLTCDPVGGLVQIPCIERNAVASVKAITAARLALHGTGTHKVTLDQVIRTMMQTGADMKVKYKETARGGLAVNIVEC from the coding sequence ATGAGCGTCAGCGTGTTCGACCTGTTCTCGATCGGGATCGGCCCGTCGAGCTCCCACACCGTGGGCCCGATGCGGGCGGCCCAGCGGTTCGTCACGGGTCTGGCCGACGACGCGCTGCTGCCCCGGGTGGGACGGGTCCGCGCGGAGCTGTTCGGCTCCCTGGGCGCCACCGGTCACGGCCACGGGTCGGCCCCCGCCGTGCTCGCCGGGCTGGAGGGTGAGCGTCCCGAGACCGTGGACACCGACTCGATCCCCCTGCGCGCGGCCGCGGCCCGGACGGACGGTGTGATCGAGCTCAACCGCACCGACGCCGACCCCGGCCGTCGACGCACCGTCACCTTCGACGCCGACGAGGACCTCGTGCTGCACCGACGGCGCTCGCTGCCCTTCCACCCCAACGGGATGACCTTCACCGCGTCGGACCAGGCGGGTGGCACGCTGCGGGTGGCCACGTACTACTCCATCGGCGGGGGCTTCGTCCTCGACGACGACGGCACCGGCCAGCCGGCGCTGCAGCCCGACCCCACCCCGGTGCCGCACCCCTTCCGCACCGGGGCGGAGCTGCTCGACGCCTGCGAGACCTCGGGGCTCTCGATCGCGGAGGTGGTGTGGGCCAACGAGTGCGCGCGCCGTCCGGGTGCGGAGGTCCGCGCCGGCCTGCTCTCGGTGTGGGAGGCGATGGTGGACTGCGTCGAGGCCGGCTGCCGCCACACCGGCACCCTCCCGGGTGGTCTGCGGGTCCCCCGGCGTGCGGCGGACCTGAACGCGCGGCTGCTGCGCGAGGGCGGGCTCTTCCGCGACCAGGTCGACCCGCTGGCCGCGATGGACTGGGTGACGCTGTGGGCGCTGGCGGTGAACGAGGAGAACGCCGCCGGCGGTCGGGTGGTGACCGCGCCCACCAACGGCGCCGCCGGCATCATCCCGGCGGTGCTGCACTACGCCGTCCGCTTCGTCCCGCTGCGGACCCGCGACGGCTCCACCACCGCCCACCTGGGCACCGAGGACGCGATCTGCGAGTTCCTGCTGGTGGCCGGCGCCCTGGGGGCGATCTACCAGCAGAGCGCGTCCATCTCCGGGGCCGAGGTGGGCTGCCAGGGGGAGGTCGGCACCGCCTGCTCGATGGCCGCGGCCGGACTGGCCTCGATCCTGGGGGGCACCCCGAGGCAGATCGAGAACGCCGCCGAGATCGGTCTGGAGCACCACCTGGGGCTGACCTGCGACCCGGTGGGCGGGCTGGTGCAGATCCCGTGCATCGAGCGCAACGCGGTGGCTTCGGTGAAGGCCATCACGGCTGCCAGACTGGCCCTGCACGGCACCGGCACGCACAAGGTCACGCTCGACCAGGTGATCAGGACGATGATGCAGACCGGGGCCGACATGAAGGTCAAGTACAAGGAGACCGCCCGTGGCGGTCTCGCCGTCAACATCGTGGAGTGCTGA
- a CDS encoding LCP family protein: protein MDEDERPIWAGRDEDDEAPRRALPAKRRRRRWVAPLVVLLALAVVAAGGLFVYASSLQQRISENLDRTAELPDESLRPSAAPEAPGGDGAQPVNVVLMGSDSRGEGDAGRSDTLMVAHLSGDRQTAYLISFPRDMWVEIPGRGMDKINAAYAYGGTALTVATIEGLLDARMDHLAVVDFTGFIELTDAVGGVTVDNEHAFSSHGHDYPVGEVELSGEKALWFVRERKSLPEGDLDRAENQRKVVQAIVAKGISPQVLADPGRFTAFVGGIAAHTQVSSGLTDQVIRETALSLRLDGRDDIVSLQAPISGFGTSPGGASIDVVDEAQLAEMAEALQQDTMDEYVSTYPPE, encoded by the coding sequence GTGGACGAGGACGAGCGGCCCATCTGGGCGGGTAGGGACGAGGACGACGAGGCTCCCCGACGGGCGCTGCCGGCCAAGCGCCGGCGCCGGCGCTGGGTGGCGCCGCTGGTTGTGCTGCTGGCCCTGGCGGTCGTCGCCGCCGGCGGGCTCTTCGTCTACGCGTCCTCGCTGCAGCAGCGGATCTCGGAGAACCTGGACCGCACCGCGGAGCTGCCGGACGAGTCCCTGCGCCCCTCGGCGGCGCCGGAGGCCCCCGGGGGCGACGGCGCCCAGCCGGTCAACGTCGTGCTGATGGGGTCGGACAGCCGCGGGGAGGGCGACGCCGGTCGCAGCGACACTCTGATGGTGGCCCACCTCAGCGGGGACCGGCAGACGGCCTACCTGATCTCCTTCCCCCGCGACATGTGGGTGGAGATCCCCGGGCGCGGGATGGACAAGATCAACGCCGCCTACGCCTACGGCGGCACCGCGCTCACCGTGGCCACCATCGAGGGTCTGCTGGACGCCCGGATGGACCACCTGGCCGTGGTGGACTTCACCGGCTTCATCGAGCTGACCGACGCGGTCGGCGGGGTGACGGTGGACAACGAGCACGCCTTCAGCTCCCACGGCCACGACTACCCGGTGGGGGAGGTCGAGCTGAGCGGGGAGAAGGCGCTGTGGTTCGTGCGTGAGCGCAAGTCCCTGCCCGAGGGCGACCTCGACCGGGCCGAGAACCAGCGCAAGGTGGTGCAGGCCATCGTGGCGAAGGGGATCAGCCCCCAGGTGCTGGCCGACCCCGGACGGTTCACCGCCTTCGTCGGCGGCATCGCCGCCCACACCCAGGTCAGCAGCGGCCTGACCGACCAGGTCATCCGCGAGACCGCGCTGTCGCTGCGACTGGACGGCCGCGACGACATCGTCTCCCTGCAGGCGCCCATCTCCGGCTTCGGCACCAGCCCCGGTGGGGCCTCCATCGACGTGGTGGACGAGGCCCAGCTGGCCGAGATGGCCGAGGCCCTCCAGCAGGACACGATGGACGAGTACGTCAGCACCTACCCCCCGGAGTGA
- a CDS encoding BCCT family transporter has protein sequence MSTHQNERPRPSSDPDEASGGTTPTAPGVEPVPGIHPALAAPPVTARVRAGLDRFVFGVAAAVALAFCLWGILAPANLGGVSGSALQWVVTNLGWFFIILATGFVIFVLVLAGSRYGRIPLGRDDEAPEFGTASWIAMMFSAGMGIGLMFYGVNEPLTHFVTPPPGTVEGSSDAAVRTAMATTMFHWSLHPWAIYAVVGIAIAYGCFRRGRRQLFSSAFAPLFGQRRAEGKAGRVIDVLAIFATLFGSATSLGLGALQIGSGITILTGVGELGNGILIGVIAVLTAAFVASAVSGVARGIQYLSNINMVLALLLALFVFVGGPTVFILNIIPNAIGAYFSDLALMAGRTGAAGGDATAEWLGGWTVFYWAWWISWTPFVGVFIARISRGRTIRQFVTGVLLVPSAVSLVWFAVFGGAAIAAQRGGDDLASEATAEAQLFGMLADYPLSTVTTVLVVVLVSIFFVSGADAASVVMGTLSERGSLNPSRFTVVFWGVLTGVVAAIMLAVGEDALEGLKNLVIVAALPFSVVMVLLCVSLVKDLRRDPMMLRRDAASLAVEQAVVEGLTKHGDEFTLVVGTNGEDEPEAVVDQERPRNSPTTWPLPTERR, from the coding sequence ATGAGCACCCACCAGAACGAACGTCCACGCCCGTCGAGTGATCCAGACGAAGCCTCCGGCGGCACCACCCCGACCGCCCCCGGCGTCGAACCCGTCCCCGGCATCCACCCCGCGCTGGCGGCCCCACCGGTCACCGCGCGGGTCCGGGCCGGGCTCGACCGCTTCGTCTTCGGGGTGGCCGCGGCGGTCGCCCTGGCCTTCTGCCTCTGGGGGATCCTGGCCCCGGCCAACCTCGGCGGGGTGAGCGGCAGCGCCCTGCAGTGGGTGGTGACCAACCTCGGGTGGTTCTTCATCATCCTCGCCACCGGCTTCGTGATCTTCGTGCTGGTCCTGGCCGGCAGCCGCTACGGCCGCATCCCGCTGGGACGCGACGACGAGGCGCCCGAGTTCGGCACCGCGTCCTGGATCGCCATGATGTTCAGCGCCGGCATGGGCATCGGCCTGATGTTCTACGGCGTCAACGAGCCGCTGACCCACTTCGTCACGCCCCCGCCGGGGACGGTCGAGGGCAGCAGCGACGCCGCGGTCCGCACGGCCATGGCCACCACGATGTTCCACTGGAGCCTCCACCCCTGGGCCATCTACGCGGTGGTGGGCATCGCCATCGCCTACGGCTGCTTCCGCCGGGGTCGCCGCCAGCTCTTCAGCAGCGCCTTCGCCCCCCTGTTCGGCCAGCGCCGGGCCGAGGGGAAGGCGGGACGCGTCATCGACGTGCTGGCCATCTTCGCCACCCTCTTCGGCTCGGCCACGTCCCTCGGCCTGGGCGCGCTGCAGATCGGCAGCGGCATCACCATCCTCACCGGCGTCGGGGAGCTGGGCAACGGCATCCTGATCGGCGTCATCGCCGTGCTGACCGCGGCCTTCGTGGCCTCGGCCGTCTCCGGCGTCGCCCGCGGCATCCAGTACCTGTCCAACATCAACATGGTGCTGGCCCTGCTGCTGGCGCTGTTCGTCTTCGTCGGCGGACCGACGGTCTTCATCCTCAACATCATCCCCAACGCGATCGGCGCCTACTTCTCCGACCTGGCCCTGATGGCCGGCCGGACCGGGGCCGCGGGCGGCGACGCCACCGCCGAGTGGCTGGGTGGCTGGACCGTCTTCTACTGGGCCTGGTGGATCTCCTGGACGCCGTTCGTCGGCGTCTTCATCGCCCGCATCAGCCGTGGCCGCACCATCCGGCAGTTTGTCACCGGGGTGCTGCTGGTGCCGAGCGCGGTCAGCCTGGTGTGGTTCGCCGTCTTCGGCGGAGCCGCCATCGCCGCCCAGCGCGGCGGCGACGACCTGGCCTCGGAGGCCACCGCGGAGGCCCAGCTGTTCGGGATGCTGGCCGACTACCCGCTGAGCACGGTCACCACCGTGCTGGTGGTGGTGCTGGTCTCGATCTTCTTCGTCTCCGGGGCCGACGCCGCCTCGGTGGTGATGGGCACCCTCTCCGAGCGGGGCTCGCTCAACCCGTCCCGCTTCACCGTGGTGTTCTGGGGCGTGCTGACCGGGGTGGTGGCCGCGATCATGCTGGCGGTCGGCGAGGACGCGCTGGAGGGGCTGAAGAACCTGGTCATCGTGGCCGCGCTGCCCTTCTCGGTGGTGATGGTGCTGCTCTGCGTGTCCCTGGTCAAGGACCTGCGCCGGGACCCGATGATGCTGCGCCGCGACGCCGCCTCGCTGGCCGTCGAGCAGGCGGTCGTGGAGGGCCTGACCAAGCACGGCGACGAGTTCACCCTGGTGGTGGGCACCAACGGTGAGGACGAGCCGGAGGCGGTCGTGGACCAGGAGCGTCCCCGCAACTCCCCGACCACCTGGCCGCTGCCCACCGAGCGGCGCTGA
- the rpsN gene encoding 30S ribosomal protein S14 gives MAKRSTIVKNEQRRRTVERWAPRRAGLRARTRDTSATPEERLEAQRALSRLPRDASPTRVRNRDAVDGRPRGHLRKVGLSRIRFRELAHAGHLPGITRSSW, from the coding sequence ATGGCCAAGCGGTCCACGATCGTCAAGAACGAGCAGCGCAGGCGCACGGTCGAGCGGTGGGCGCCACGCCGAGCCGGGCTCCGGGCCCGGACCCGGGACACGTCCGCGACGCCGGAGGAGCGGCTGGAGGCCCAGCGGGCGCTCTCCCGGCTGCCGCGTGACGCCTCCCCCACCCGCGTCCGGAACCGCGACGCCGTGGACGGACGTCCGCGCGGCCACCTGCGGAAGGTGGGTCTCTCGCGGATCCGCTTCCGCGAGCTCGCCCACGCCGGCCACCTCCCGGGGATCACCAGGTCGAGCTGGTGA
- the rpmB gene encoding 50S ribosomal protein L28 translates to MSRTCQVTGATPGFGHHVSHSHRRTKRRFDVNVQRKTYWVPSLNRRVTLTLSARGIKTVDVRGIDVVVADIQARGGRI, encoded by the coding sequence GTGTCACGCACCTGCCAGGTCACCGGGGCCACCCCCGGCTTCGGCCACCACGTGTCCCACTCGCACCGGCGCACGAAGCGCCGCTTCGACGTCAACGTCCAGCGCAAGACCTACTGGGTGCCGAGCCTGAACCGCCGCGTCACGCTCACCCTCAGCGCCCGCGGGATCAAGACCGTCGACGTCCGCGGGATCGACGTCGTGGTGGCCGACATCCAGGCGCGCGGCGGGAGGATCTGA
- the rpmF gene encoding 50S ribosomal protein L32 — protein MAVPKRKMSRSNTRHRRAQWKATAPDLVTVRVEGREARVPRRLVRAVHRGLVDLDRL, from the coding sequence ATGGCCGTGCCGAAGCGGAAGATGTCACGCAGCAACACCCGTCACCGCCGTGCGCAGTGGAAGGCCACCGCGCCCGACCTGGTCACCGTCCGGGTGGAGGGCCGTGAGGCGCGGGTGCCCCGGCGCCTGGTCCGGGCGGTGCACCGCGGCCTGGTCGACCTGGACCGGCTGTGA
- a CDS encoding GTP-binding protein, producing the protein MTRLGRVPVVLVTGIDAEAMAATTIALQWDLPRAVVLRHDLDVEGQQLQRVVSDATDELERVVHHLEHVCVSCALREDVVPTMERLAADGRWDTVVVHLPVAAEPVQVCRVLELDRSAAPHVSITAVVAALGDGDTVDDLLGDDLLHERGLHTADDDERGVAETCTSLVEYADVVVVGEECGAEGLALLRMLARPGAELVGDPTLLDGPALLPGRHVHERAEAWVAPTRALGVPLVVNRHAWVLELTSERPFSPQRLLDDIESLGTEGIRLRGCFWLPTRPGAIGVLEGAGGQLSIGSGSPWGQRVPVTSLVAVGSTASRDRIDQLRTAFTRTLLDDAEVGARGVFWEAFDDGLEPWLGPVPRAAA; encoded by the coding sequence GTGACGCGGCTGGGTCGGGTGCCGGTGGTCCTGGTCACCGGCATCGACGCCGAGGCGATGGCGGCCACGACCATCGCGCTGCAGTGGGACCTGCCGCGGGCGGTGGTGCTGCGCCACGACCTGGACGTGGAGGGCCAGCAGCTGCAGCGGGTGGTCAGCGACGCCACCGATGAGCTGGAGCGGGTGGTGCACCACCTGGAGCACGTCTGCGTCAGCTGCGCCCTCCGCGAGGACGTGGTGCCCACGATGGAGCGCCTCGCCGCCGACGGGCGCTGGGACACCGTCGTGGTGCACCTCCCGGTGGCGGCCGAGCCGGTCCAGGTCTGCCGGGTGCTCGAGCTGGACCGCTCCGCCGCGCCGCACGTGAGCATCACCGCGGTGGTGGCCGCCCTGGGCGACGGCGACACCGTGGACGACCTGCTCGGGGACGACCTCCTGCACGAGCGCGGCCTGCACACCGCCGACGACGACGAGCGCGGCGTGGCCGAGACCTGCACGAGCCTGGTCGAGTACGCCGACGTCGTCGTGGTCGGGGAGGAGTGCGGGGCCGAGGGCCTGGCGCTGCTGCGGATGCTGGCCCGACCCGGCGCGGAGCTGGTCGGTGACCCGACCCTGCTGGACGGGCCGGCCCTGCTGCCCGGCCGGCACGTCCACGAGCGCGCCGAGGCCTGGGTGGCCCCCACCCGCGCGCTCGGCGTCCCGCTGGTGGTCAACCGGCACGCCTGGGTGCTCGAGCTCACCTCCGAGCGCCCCTTCTCCCCCCAGCGGCTGCTGGACGACATCGAGTCCCTGGGGACGGAGGGGATCCGGCTGCGGGGCTGCTTCTGGCTGCCCACCCGCCCCGGCGCCATCGGGGTCCTGGAGGGGGCAGGCGGGCAGCTGAGCATCGGCTCCGGCTCGCCCTGGGGTCAGCGGGTGCCGGTCACCAGCCTGGTCGCCGTCGGCTCCACCGCGAGCCGGGACCGGATCGACCAGCTCCGCACGGCCTTCACCCGCACGCTCCTCGACGACGCCGAGGTGGGCGCCCGGGGCGTGTTCTGGGAGGCCTTCGACGACGGCCTCGAACCCTGGCTCGGGCCGGTGCCCCGGGCTGCCGCATGA
- the ykgO gene encoding type B 50S ribosomal protein L36 translates to MKVRNSLRALKKIPGAQVVRRRGRTFVINKTNPRSKARQG, encoded by the coding sequence ATGAAGGTCCGCAACTCGCTGCGAGCGCTGAAGAAGATCCCCGGCGCGCAGGTCGTGCGCCGCCGTGGACGCACGTTCGTGATCAACAAGACCAACCCGCGCTCCAAGGCCCGTCAGGGCTGA
- a CDS encoding type B 50S ribosomal protein L31 — MKKDTHPDYGPVVFRDTSSGTSFLTRSTLKPTETVVWEDGRTYPVQNVEVSTASHPFWTGRGRVVDTEGRVERFRRRYAVGGGSGGAA; from the coding sequence ATGAAGAAGGACACCCACCCCGACTACGGCCCCGTCGTCTTCCGCGACACGTCGTCGGGGACGTCGTTCCTGACCCGCTCCACGCTGAAGCCGACCGAGACCGTGGTCTGGGAGGACGGGCGCACCTACCCGGTGCAGAACGTGGAGGTCTCCACCGCGAGCCACCCGTTCTGGACCGGCCGCGGTCGCGTGGTCGACACCGAGGGCCGGGTGGAGCGCTTCCGTCGCCGCTACGCCGTGGGCGGTGGCTCAGGCGGCGCGGCCTGA
- a CDS encoding arsenate-mycothiol transferase ArsC, with product MTKPSVLFVCVKNGGKSQLAAALMRHRAGDAITVASAGTRPGSALNAEAVTSLDELGVSTAGEQPKPVTEELLDAADLVVVLGTEAQLDDPRGTPVEVWETDEPSARGITGMERMRLVRDDIAQRVDGLHRRLAP from the coding sequence GTGACCAAGCCCTCCGTCCTGTTCGTCTGCGTCAAGAACGGCGGCAAGTCCCAGCTGGCCGCTGCCCTGATGCGCCACCGTGCTGGCGACGCGATCACGGTCGCCTCCGCCGGCACCCGGCCTGGCAGCGCGCTCAACGCCGAGGCGGTCACCTCCCTCGACGAGCTCGGCGTCAGCACCGCCGGTGAGCAGCCCAAGCCGGTCACCGAGGAGCTGCTGGACGCCGCCGACCTCGTCGTCGTCCTCGGCACCGAGGCCCAGCTCGACGACCCCCGCGGGACCCCCGTCGAGGTGTGGGAGACCGACGAGCCCTCCGCCCGCGGCATCACCGGCATGGAACGTATGCGCCTGGTCCGCGACGACATCGCCCAGCGCGTCGACGGGCTGCACCGCCGGCTCGCGCCCTGA
- a CDS encoding arsenate reductase ArsC has protein sequence MSESRPSVLFVCVHNAGRSQMAAGFVRALSGGAVEVRSAGSMPAEHINPAAVEAMAEVGVDLRGEQPKVLTEDAVQASDVVITMGCGDACPYYPGKRYEDWKLDDPAGQGVEAVRPIRDEIRTRVEDLLASLGVTAVSVPSNR, from the coding sequence GTGTCCGAATCCCGCCCCTCCGTCCTGTTCGTCTGCGTCCACAACGCCGGCCGCTCCCAGATGGCCGCCGGCTTCGTCCGGGCCCTCTCCGGCGGTGCGGTCGAGGTCCGCTCCGCCGGGTCGATGCCGGCCGAGCACATCAACCCCGCCGCCGTCGAGGCAATGGCCGAGGTCGGTGTCGACCTGCGCGGTGAGCAGCCCAAGGTCCTCACCGAGGACGCCGTCCAGGCCTCCGACGTGGTCATCACCATGGGCTGCGGGGATGCCTGCCCCTACTACCCCGGCAAGCGCTACGAGGACTGGAAGCTCGACGACCCCGCCGGTCAGGGCGTCGAGGCGGTCCGCCCCATCCGCGACGAGATCCGCACCCGGGTGGAGGACCTGCTGGCCTCGCTGGGCGTGACGGCGGTGAGCGTCCCCTCGAACCGCTGA
- a CDS encoding metalloregulator ArsR/SmtB family transcription factor codes for MSTPVETRRLEVCEPGADSQAMAVDAATALAGVLKALADPARLRMLSHLVTSERGEACVCDLAELTDVSQPTVSHHLKVLKREGVLESDRRGTWVWYRLTPGLRQPVTDLLDRLAPAVLTAVPTTPTAPLLDPDRALDHVVDDLAGRFPHLSAELVQRTVRESYTGLSRTATVRSHLISLTERFARQRLTDLGRDRDTAPPQVLFVCVANAGRSQLAAALLRHYAGDRVVVRSAGSSPAGAVHTNVAGLLAELGSDTEDTFPKPLTDDAVRAADVVVTMGCGDVCPVVPGVRYEEWAVADPALATPSTLTSIRADLDRRVRALLTDLVPDLHLPTR; via the coding sequence ATGAGCACACCCGTGGAGACCCGACGCCTCGAGGTCTGTGAACCCGGTGCCGACAGCCAGGCCATGGCCGTGGACGCCGCCACCGCCCTGGCCGGGGTGCTGAAGGCGCTCGCCGACCCGGCCCGGCTGCGGATGCTGTCCCACCTGGTCACCAGCGAACGCGGCGAGGCCTGCGTGTGCGACCTGGCCGAGCTCACCGACGTCTCCCAGCCGACGGTCAGCCACCACCTCAAGGTCCTCAAGCGCGAAGGGGTCCTGGAGTCGGACCGGCGCGGCACCTGGGTCTGGTACCGACTGACCCCCGGACTCCGCCAGCCCGTCACCGACCTGCTGGACCGGCTCGCCCCCGCGGTGCTGACCGCCGTCCCGACGACGCCCACCGCGCCGCTGCTGGACCCCGACCGCGCCCTGGACCACGTGGTCGACGACCTGGCCGGCCGGTTCCCCCACCTGTCCGCGGAGCTGGTCCAGCGCACCGTGCGGGAGTCCTACACCGGGCTGTCGCGCACCGCCACCGTCCGCTCCCACCTCATCTCCCTGACCGAGCGGTTCGCCCGCCAGCGGCTGACCGACCTCGGCCGGGACCGGGACACGGCCCCGCCGCAGGTGCTCTTCGTCTGCGTCGCCAACGCCGGCCGGTCCCAGCTCGCCGCCGCCCTGCTGCGCCACTACGCCGGTGACCGGGTGGTCGTCCGCTCCGCGGGGTCCTCCCCCGCCGGCGCCGTCCACACCAACGTCGCCGGCCTGCTGGCCGAGCTCGGCAGCGACACCGAGGACACGTTCCCCAAGCCCCTCACCGACGACGCCGTCCGCGCCGCCGACGTGGTGGTCACCATGGGCTGCGGCGACGTCTGCCCCGTCGTCCCCGGTGTCCGCTACGAGGAGTGGGCCGTCGCGGACCCCGCCCTGGCGACGCCGTCCACGCTGACCAGCATCCGGGCTGACCTGGACCGCCGGGTCCGCGCCCTGCTCACCGACCTGGTGCCCGACCTGCACCTCCCCACCCGCTGA
- the arsB gene encoding ACR3 family arsenite efflux transporter, with translation MTAQDTALAQVATRRLSTLDRWLPLWIGLAMVAGLLLGRFVPGLSDVLAALEVGGISVPIAIGLLVMMYPVLAKVRYDKVAAVTGDKGLLISSLVLNWVLGPALMFALAWIFLPDLPEYRTGLIIVGLARCIAMVVIWNDLACGDREAAAVLVAINSVFQVLAFSVLGWFYLTVLPGWLGLDTQGLDVSIGKIALNVLVFLGVPLVAGFLSRFIGERTRGRDWYEATFVPRIGPWALYGLLFTIVLLFALQGEQVTSRPLDVVQIAVPLLVYFAVMWFLGLALGKVQGLGYARSTTLAFTAAGNNFELAIAVAIGTFGATSGQALAGVVGPLIEVPVLVGLVYVSLWLARRWFKIDPFHQKSTTTEVRS, from the coding sequence GTGACCGCCCAGGACACCGCACTCGCCCAGGTGGCGACCCGACGTCTGTCGACCCTGGACCGGTGGTTGCCGCTGTGGATCGGGCTGGCCATGGTCGCCGGGCTGCTCCTCGGGCGGTTCGTCCCCGGGCTCTCCGACGTGCTGGCCGCCCTGGAGGTCGGCGGGATCTCGGTGCCGATCGCGATCGGGCTGCTGGTGATGATGTACCCGGTGCTGGCCAAGGTCCGCTACGACAAGGTGGCCGCGGTCACCGGCGACAAGGGCCTGCTGATCAGCTCACTCGTCCTGAACTGGGTGCTCGGCCCGGCCCTGATGTTCGCCCTGGCCTGGATCTTCCTGCCCGACCTGCCGGAGTACCGCACCGGGCTGATCATCGTCGGCCTCGCCCGGTGCATCGCCATGGTCGTGATCTGGAACGACCTGGCCTGCGGTGACCGGGAGGCCGCCGCGGTGCTGGTGGCCATCAACTCCGTCTTCCAGGTCCTCGCCTTCTCCGTCCTCGGCTGGTTCTACCTCACCGTGCTGCCGGGCTGGCTGGGTCTGGACACCCAGGGCCTGGACGTCTCCATCGGCAAGATCGCCCTCAACGTGCTGGTCTTCCTCGGCGTCCCGCTGGTGGCCGGGTTCCTCTCCCGGTTCATCGGTGAGCGCACCCGCGGCCGAGACTGGTACGAGGCCACGTTCGTCCCCCGGATCGGGCCCTGGGCGCTGTACGGCCTGCTGTTCACCATCGTGCTGCTGTTCGCGCTCCAGGGGGAGCAGGTCACCTCCCGACCCCTCGACGTGGTCCAGATCGCGGTGCCGCTGCTGGTCTACTTCGCCGTGATGTGGTTCCTCGGCCTGGCGCTGGGGAAGGTGCAGGGGCTGGGCTACGCACGCTCCACCACGCTGGCCTTCACCGCCGCCGGCAACAACTTCGAGCTGGCCATCGCGGTGGCCATCGGCACCTTCGGCGCCACCTCCGGCCAGGCCCTGGCCGGGGTGGTCGGCCCGCTGATCGAGGTCCCGGTGCTGGTCGGGCTGGTCTACGTCTCGCTGTGGCTGGCCCGCCGCTGGTTCAAGATCGACCCCTTCCACCAGAAGTCGACGACGACGGAGGTCCGCTCATGA